GCCCATTTTCTGGTGACAATGCTAGCTCACCTGAACAAGAAGCCATGGCGTTAGATCGCATCAAGCAGCTCTCTGCCCATGAAGTAGGGCATACCTTGGGCATAGCACACAATTTTGCGGCCAGTGAAAACGACTTGGCTTCCGTGATGGATTATCCACACCCGCGCATTACCCTAAAAGGCGATAAAATTAGCCTTGAAGGGGCTTACGATAAGGGCATAGGTGCCTGGGATAAACACGCTATTGTTTATGGCTATCAAGAATTTGGTTCTCTCAATGAAGAAGCCGAAGGTTTGGCTAAGCAAATTGTTAAAACTCGTAATCAAGGACTGGCATTTAAGTCAGATTCTGATACCCGAAGTTCGCGTCATAGTTCGGCAAATGGACACATGTGGGAAAACGGTGCCGATCCGCTAGATGCTTTCGATGAAATCTCTGCGGTCAGACGCCATGCGCTTGAACAACTGGGAATGGATACTCTGAAACCCAATGCTAGCTTGTCGTCACTAGAAAATGCATTAGTGCCAATTTATTTGCTTCATCGCTTTCAATTAGAAGCGGTAGCAAAACAAGTGGGAGGCTTGATTTACGAATACGAGCGTAAGGGCGATTACACCACGCCACAAGGTCAGCAAGACGTTGCACCACAGGTACAGCAACGTGCCATGCAGCAGCTTATTACTGCCACTACCGTGCCTTATTTAACTATTCCTGAAAGCGTATTAGCACTCATTCCGCCCACTGCGTACGGTGATGATGTTACCCGTGAGCATTTTCAGGGAAAAATGGGGCTTATGCTCGACCCAGTATCAGCAGCAGCCTCTGCCAGTGATTTTGCATTGTCATTATTACTACACCCAGAGCGTTTAAATCGTTTAGCGTGGCAAAGTAGCCGAACAAAAGCACTCGTGGGTGTGGAAGGGCTAGTACGCCAGATATTAAACGTGCATTGGTATCGCGTTAAACACAAACGCGGGGCTAAAGGCGATTTGGTTGCTTCACGTCTACAGTTAGTTGCATTGAATGCCATAATGAAAGCCGTAACAAACCCAGCATTGGCACCAGAAGCTAAAATGGCGATGCACAGTGCGTTGCTTGAGTTCGATGAATGGCTAGATGATGATAGCGATAGAGACGCTGATGAAGTTTTGCATAAGTACTTCGATACTTACTGGAAATCAGGTCATTGGTCTGGGGCGTTTGAAGTGAAGCCGTTACCACCGGGTTCACCTATATAGTTTTATTTAAACAACGCTGAAATTTAGGTGTGTACTTTTGCTAACGCCTAAAACTCAACAGCTAACACGTAAACATTAATAAAAAGCGGTTAACCTAAAACAGGTTAACCGCTTTTTTTTGTTCCTAGCGTTGTTTGAGTTTGTGTTCTTAAACTTAAGGTTGTTATT
The nucleotide sequence above comes from Alteromonas naphthalenivorans. Encoded proteins:
- a CDS encoding zinc-dependent metalloprotease is translated as MSAVFATPVWAALPTISEFTKEMSAKDGLIPVYYDDETDKVYLSIPNDERQFLFQSSLPYGLGSNDIGLDRGQLGRTRLIAFERFGNKLMLKQLNTKYRAAHGSAAEKQSINEAFASSVLAGFVIVAKSDSANLIDYTPFLFSDIHGIGNRLSAKKQGSFKADKSRSGVYLPRTKGFEKNTELEALVTFAGSKPGNYLTDVAPDAENLSVHLHHSFVALPDDGYTPRAYHPYSGYWKFRYFDYSTAINEPTEQRFITRHRLAKVSPHAPMSEAVEPIVYYLDPGIPEPVMSSLKEGASWWNQAFEAAGYKNAFQVKVLPQDADPMDVRYNVINWVHRATRGWSYGSSVVDPRTGEIIKGHVTLGSLRVRQDYLIALGLTSPFSGDNASSPEQEAMALDRIKQLSAHEVGHTLGIAHNFAASENDLASVMDYPHPRITLKGDKISLEGAYDKGIGAWDKHAIVYGYQEFGSLNEEAEGLAKQIVKTRNQGLAFKSDSDTRSSRHSSANGHMWENGADPLDAFDEISAVRRHALEQLGMDTLKPNASLSSLENALVPIYLLHRFQLEAVAKQVGGLIYEYERKGDYTTPQGQQDVAPQVQQRAMQQLITATTVPYLTIPESVLALIPPTAYGDDVTREHFQGKMGLMLDPVSAAASASDFALSLLLHPERLNRLAWQSSRTKALVGVEGLVRQILNVHWYRVKHKRGAKGDLVASRLQLVALNAIMKAVTNPALAPEAKMAMHSALLEFDEWLDDDSDRDADEVLHKYFDTYWKSGHWSGAFEVKPLPPGSPI